One Thalassoglobus sp. JC818 genomic region harbors:
- a CDS encoding TolC family protein, with translation MSNLYEIGSRIQATKSKVFSAIVCGSLVVTSGCGIPNHRGALPGPQMPQFYSWTSGVLSRKQELAHENSNDEIEAESTTTSEETANEIIQLTNYAPTPTEALVEESEIGEEALHAFIPPPVEDDEPEVLVFENSAYIPTSVFFDDHHLLTLIHQALAGNQELRILAEEIQIANNEVEARSGEYLPFVTLGGGAGLENPSRYSRAGAVEEQLEIAPGRRFPEPLPDFLAAANISWELDVWHKLRNAEDAAAMRYLGSAEGRCYIVTRLVAEVAENYYELLSLDSRLVTLEKTIEIQEKSLEIAESKKEAGRGTELAVQRFQAEVRKNQSERLIIQQEIIEVENRINFLLGRYPQPIDRPSVEFVDLNLYALDAGLPSELLRNRADIRQAEREVAAAGLDVKVARARFYPSFGLNAGIGLNTYNMRYLFSTPESLIYNATVDLEAV, from the coding sequence TTGGTCGTTACTTCAGGGTGCGGTATTCCAAATCATCGCGGTGCTCTTCCGGGGCCACAGATGCCGCAGTTCTACAGTTGGACAAGCGGAGTTCTCTCACGCAAACAAGAACTGGCTCATGAAAACTCAAACGACGAAATCGAGGCAGAAAGTACGACAACAAGCGAAGAGACGGCGAATGAGATCATTCAACTGACGAACTACGCTCCAACTCCTACTGAAGCTTTAGTAGAAGAGAGTGAGATCGGTGAAGAAGCACTCCATGCGTTCATTCCACCTCCTGTGGAAGACGACGAGCCTGAAGTGTTGGTCTTCGAAAACTCAGCATACATTCCGACAAGCGTGTTCTTTGACGACCATCACCTGCTGACTTTGATTCATCAGGCACTTGCAGGTAACCAGGAACTTCGCATCCTCGCAGAAGAAATTCAAATTGCGAACAATGAAGTCGAAGCCCGAAGCGGGGAATACCTGCCATTCGTCACTCTCGGCGGTGGAGCTGGGTTGGAGAATCCGAGTCGCTACTCTCGAGCCGGTGCTGTGGAAGAACAACTAGAAATCGCTCCTGGAAGACGATTCCCCGAACCGCTGCCTGACTTCCTGGCTGCTGCGAATATCTCCTGGGAATTGGATGTCTGGCACAAGCTGCGGAATGCTGAAGACGCCGCAGCCATGCGTTACCTCGGTTCCGCAGAGGGACGTTGCTATATCGTGACGCGTCTCGTCGCAGAAGTGGCAGAGAACTATTACGAACTGCTCTCTCTCGACAGTCGACTGGTGACACTCGAAAAGACAATCGAGATTCAAGAGAAAAGTCTCGAGATCGCGGAGTCCAAAAAGGAAGCCGGACGCGGAACTGAATTGGCCGTCCAACGTTTCCAGGCGGAAGTGCGCAAGAATCAAAGTGAACGCCTCATCATTCAACAAGAGATCATTGAAGTTGAAAACCGAATCAACTTCCTTCTCGGACGCTATCCACAGCCGATTGATCGACCTTCTGTAGAATTCGTTGACCTGAACTTGTACGCACTCGATGCCGGGCTTCCATCGGAATTGCTGCGGAACCGCGCGGATATCCGCCAGGCTGAACGAGAGGTCGCTGCCGCCGGACTCGATGTGAAAGTTGCACGGGCACGATTCTATCCTTCATTCGGTCTCAACGCTGGAATTGGACTAAACACTTACAATATGCGGTACCTGTTCTCGACCCCTGAGTCCCTCATTTATAACGCTACAGTTGATCTAGAAGCGGTC